The region GAATTCCGGCTTGTAATGCGCGCCCCGGCTCTCGTTGCGCAGCAGGGCTCCAAGTGTCATCGCCTCCGACAGCTCCAGCATGTTCCAAAGCTGGCGGGTGAAGGCTACCCCCTGGTTGCTCCAGCGCGAAGTGTCGCTCATATTGATATTCTTGTAGCGTTCCTTCAGTTCTTTGATTTTGCCGATGGTGGCTTCCAGCTTCTTATTCTCACGCACCACAGTCATGTTCGCCGTCATCCACTCGCCAAGCTCCTTATGGATCACGTAAGCATTCTCTGTGCCAGTCATCCCGAGCAGCGACTCATATTTATCGGTCTGAGTCTTGTGGAAGCTGTCGAACACCGTGGAGGAAATATCCTGCACCGATTTCTTGAGGCCTTTGATATACTCCACGGCCTTCGGTCCGGAGACCATCCCGCCATAAATGGCAGAGACCAGGGAATTCGCTCCCAGACGGTTGGCCCCGTGGTATTGATATTCACATTCCCCTGCCGCGAACAAGCCGGGAATATTCGTCATTTGATTATAGTCGACCCACATGCCGCCCATTGAATAATGCACAGCCGGGAAGATTTTCATCGGAATTTTGCGGGGATCATCCCCCATGAACTTCTCGTAGATCTCGATAATCCCGCCCAGCTTGACGTCAAGCTCCTTCGGGTCTTTATGCGACAGATCCAGGTAGACCATGTTCTCGCCGTTAATGCCCAGCCCCTGATCCACACACACATTGAAAATCTCACGGGTAGCAATATCGCGCGGCACCAGGTTACCGTACGATGGATATTTCTCTTCGAGGAAGTACCACGGCTTACCGTCCTTATAGGTCCAGATCCGTCCGCCTTCGCCGCGTGCCGATTCCGACATCAGCCGCAGCTTGTCATCGCCGGGAATCGCCGTCGGGTGAATCTGAATGAATTCCCCGTTCGCATAGTGCACACCCTGTTGATACACGGCGCTTGCGGCGGTTCCTGTGTTGATGACCGAATTCGTCGTTTTGCCAAAAATAATCCCCGGACCGCCGCTGGCCAGAATGACCGCGTCCGCCGGGAAGGTCTGAATCTCCATCGTCTTGAGATTCTGGGCGCTGATACCGCGGCAGACCCGCTCGTCATCCAGAATCACCGAGAGGAATTCCCAGTTCTCACTCTTGGTAACCAGGCCTTCCGCTTCCCAGCGGCGTACCTGCTCATCCAGCGCATACAGCAACTGTTGCCCGGTAGTCGCACCTGCGAAGGCTGTGCGGTGGCGCTTCGTTCCGCCGAACCGGCGGAAGTCGAGCAGCCCCTCCGGCGTACGGTTGAACATTACGCCCATCCGGTCCATCAGGTGAATAATGCCCGGTGCTGCTTCGCACATGGCCTTAACCGGCGGCTGGTTGGCCAGGAAGTCGCCGCCGTAGACAGTATCGTCGAAATGCTCCCAAGGCGAGTCGCCCTCGCCCTTGGTATTCACGGCGCCATTGATGCCGCCTTGCGCGCAGACGGAATGTGATCTTTTGACAGGGACCAGTGAGAATAGATGTACATGCGCGCCGGACTCAGCGGCCTTAATGGTAGCCATCAGGCCGGCCAGACCGCCGCCCACGATGATGATATCGGCTGATGCCATGATTGTTCCCCTCCTAAAAAGTTTTGCGGAAGATCCGCTTCTTCGAGATAGCTGAGCAGCAAAACTTGCTTCGGAAGCATAGGCTTAAGTTTTGTCAGCGTCTGCTTCCTGATTCCTCATCGTACAAAACTTGCCTCGGAAGCATACGCTTTGGTTTTGTGAGTGTGTCCCAGCAAAAGTTAACCGCTTCCACTCACCTGTATATCCTTAAATGAAACTGCGCACTGACTGCATCGCCGTAGCGGCAGTTTGGAATTCATCGTTACGGAAGGTAACCAGCGACAGGACGAACATGAAAGTAACGATAACGAAAATACCGAGGCAAAGTACCGACGATACTCTCTGCGAACGCGGACCCACCGTGATTCCCCAGCTGATCAGGAACGACCACAGACCGTTGGAGAAGTGGAAGCAGGCAGCCACGATTCCGACAATATAGAGAGTCATCAGCAGCGGCTGGGTCACAATGTTATGCATCACTCCGCCAAGCTGATCATGCTCCACCTTGCCGAGCGCTACCTGGACGCGTGTGTCCCACAGATGCCAGACAATGAAGATGAAGGTGACAACTCCGGTGATCCGCTGCAGCGTATAACGCCAGTTGCGCTCTAGATTGTAGCGGTTCAGGTTCGGCTTCGACTGGTACGCGATGTACAGGCCGTAGACTCCATGGTACAGCAGCGGCAGCCAGATGCCGAACAATTCCAGGAAGAAGACAAGCGGCAGGCTGTTCAGCCACAGCACACTGTCTGTGAAACCAGAAGCGCCACCCTCTACTGCTGCGAAGTTCGTCAGCATGTGCTCAAGGAAGAATGCCCCGAGCGGGATAACGCCGAGCAAGGAATGAATCTTTCTGGAATAAAATCCTCTCATGCAAAGTGTCCCCTTTCCATATAAAACAGCGTTTTCACAAGTCTTTTTAAAGAGCATACACCGCCGGGAGTACAGTTGAAACAGGGCAGCGGCAGTCTTGATTTACCGGCTAATAGTCTGTTTTCACCACTATCCATTGTTTTCCCGGACTTTGCTGAATAATTCACAATATGTGAATATCTTGTGTCACTTTTCATGTTACTCTTTTTTTGCTTATAAGGGAATTGCAATCTAATTATTAATCGTTATACAATAATTGCATAAGAATATTTTTAATATGATAATAATTCTCATTTAGCTTCATCAATAACTTACAATTTAGGGTTGTCTTCCTGCACATCAGGAGAACCTTGACACATCGGCTATGCCTTTTATCACAGTTGTATGGGATTTGTAAGAGAGGAGCACTATGAAATGTATGATGATTTAGATGCTTTTGCTGCGGTGGTGGAGCATTCCAGCCTGAACCGGGCCTCGCGCCAGCTCAACCTGTCCCAGCCGGCCCTCTCCCGCAAAATCTCCAAGCTGGAGGAGCGGCTCGGCGTCGCCCTGTTCAACCGCTTCGGTAAGCGCCTGGAGCTTACAGAGGTCGGCCGCCTTACCTACACTTATGCGCTGGAGCAGCGTCAGCAGCGTTCCAAGTTTCTGGAAGCGTTATCGAAGTTCAAGGAGGGAGAGCCGCAGCTCGTAACCCTGGGCGCCAGCCTTACCACACTGCAGACAACCCTGCCCCCTCTGGTAAAAGCGTACACAGAGAAGTATCCGGCAGCCGAGCTGAAGCTCATCACCGGGAAGACTCATGAAATGGTCACCGCTGTCAGCGAAGGCAAATGCGATGTCGCCATCATCGCCTCCCAGGTCCAGGAGCCGGGGCTGCGCTGCATCCCGCTGTTCGAGGACCAGCTCCGGCTGGTCGTCTCCGAGCAGCATCCGCTGACCCTGACGCCGCGGCTCACCATGGAGCATCTCTCCCGGCTGCCGATGATTCTTTTCTCCAAGGGAACCTGGTACCGCCGGACGACAGATGATCTGTTCCAGCGCTGCGGGGTTGATCCCGATGTACGGATGGAGATCGACTCCTTCGAGGCCATCGTCCGCCTGCTGCCGACGATCAAGGCTGCGGCCCTGCTGCCGAACTCTTACTTGCGTCCGGAGCTGCTGAACGGCGGGGGGCTGGTCTCCCTGCACATCAAGGAGCTGGAGCAGACGCAGCGGACCACTTGCCTCATCTACCAGAGCAGCGGCGGACTCAGCACAGCAGCGCGCTGCCTGGTGCAGGTCACGGAGGATGTCTTTCTGAACAGCCGCGAGTAGCGGCGGGGAACACAGCAATCACCCGGCAAGCTTCCGTAATGCTACGGATCAGCCTGCCGGGTGAGGATACTGCCGGGTAATTCTTTTGCTATACTAAACCAGACTTACACCGGATTAACGGAATTTGCCTGCATCAATTGCCGCCTGCTTCTCATCGAGAATCTCCTGGTAGCCTGCCTCCAGATACGTCTTCTTGGCGGCTTCATACGTAGCATCGAATTCAGCCTCCGGAGCGAGCACCACCTTCACGTACAGCTCCTGGAACAGCGTGTTCAGATCGGCCTTGTATTCGTTCACCTTCTCCAGCACCACATTGAACAGGGCATCCGGTGTACGGAATTCGGCAACCTCGTCATAATATTTCACCAGATCATCCGCAAGCGGCTCATAACCGGCCGGTGCCCAGTTCCGCAGGTTGGCCTTGCGGGTCTTGGCTTCATCCGGGTACTGGGCAATTTCCGTCACCAGACCCCAGTAGTCCTTGTTATTGTTCTGTGCCAGCACCGCTTCGCCCTTATAATCCGGGTTCTTCAGCGCAATGCCGTCTGCGTCAAGCGTATAGTTCTCCCCTTCGATCCCGTTCTGGAACTTGAACAGGTTCTCCGGCTGGCTGAGCCATTCCAGATACATCCACACGGCTGCGCGTTCTTCCGGCGTGGATTCATAGTTAATGCCCATAATGAAGCCGAACGGCCAGTAAGCGCGTCCCTGAGGCTTCTTGCCTTCCGGAACCCCTGCATACGGAGGCACCACCGCAAACTCAGCATCGGGGTTATTCTGCAGCGTAGCCGCAAAAACATCGGTGTTGTTCGCCAGATAGAAGCCGAAGTTGCCGGTTTTGCCTGCCACGAATTCCGCCTTAATCTTCGGCTCATCGTTGCGCAGGTAGAATTCTTTATCAATCAGGCCATTGTTATACTGATAATTGAGGTTTCGCAGGTAAGCCTCTGTCTCCTTCGTAGTCAGATCGGCAACGCTGAGATCGGAATACAGCGCACGATACTTCGCATCCACGGGCCATTCACGGAACGGATAGTTGAAGTTGAAGAAGTTCTGCAGCAGATTGCCGCCGCTCACCCCGAGTCCGGCTTCCTTCCACTTGGCAAGCATCTCGTTATACTTTTCGAGCGAGGTGAGATCCTCCACCTTCATGCCTACCTTTTCCACCCAATCCTTGCGGATAATGTTGACGAAGTTGTCGGCTTCCGGGCGTGCAGCGAAGAAGAAGGTCTTCTGCTCATCCACGGTACCATACTGTTCAATCGTTTCACCCATGTTCTTCCAGTAGGTCGGCGCATAATTCTGGATCTCTGCATAGTCGAGCGGCTGCATCACATCCTCGCCATAATAAGTAAGCGCTTGCGGCATATCATAATGGAAAATAATATCCGGTGCCTTGTGCGAAGCCAGAAGCTGCTCGAAATCCGTTACTTCCTTGGAGCGGGTAATCGGCACATAGTTAACCTCTATATTATATTTGTCGCCGAACTCCGCCTGTACCCAGCGGGTATAGTAGTTATCGGACACGTTCCAGCCTTCATAGGCACGCTCATAGACCGGAATGTCCAGCGAGACTTTTTTCTCGAAGCCCTTGGAATAATCAGGATAGGCTCCTTCGGCCTGGTTCGTAGCAGCGGCTGTCTCGGCCGGCTTATTGCTGGATTCGGCTGTATTCTTGGTGTTATTTCCCCCGGAGCATCCGGCCAGCAGGCCGGCCGTCATGACGGATGCCATCATTAACGAATACACGCTTCTTTTACTCATCGCAATTCCCCCATTTTTTGAATTTTCGTAATTCCAAAGAATGAATATATACCAGGGACGCAGGATTACTCCTTAACGGCTCCGAGCATAACACCTTGAACGAAGTACTTTTGGACGAACGGATACACACAGAGGATAGGCAAGGTAGCGAATACAACGACTGACGCCTTCAGTACTTCGGGATTGCTGAGCTGCACCTGGCTGGCTTCCAGCTGGAAGCTTTCACTCGCCTGAATGACCAGATAATACAGCTTGAGCTGAAGCGGCCGGAGGGAGGTCTCATGCTTGATATAGAACAATGCGTCCTGATAAGCATTCCAGCGGCCCACCGCATAGAAAAGGGCAAGTGTCGCCATAATCGGCTTGGATAAAGGCAGCACAATGCTGAACAGAATCCGGAAATGCCCCGCGCCGTCGATCCGTGCTGACTCTTCCAGACTTACGGGAATCCCGTGCGTTAGAGAAGTCTTCATAATCAGCAGATTGAAGGCACTGAAGGAGAGCGGCAGCACCAGTGACCAGATCGTATCCATCAGTCCCAGATTGTTGATGTTCATATAGTCGGGGATAATGCCCCCGCTGAAGTACATGGTGAACAGGAAAATGAAGGTGATCACTCTGCGGCCCTTGAACTGGGTTCTGGACAGCGGATAGGCGGCGCAGATGGTCAGGATCATGCCCAGAATGGTGAACAGCACCGTCACGATGACCGAGATGTACAGGGAACGGAGGATGCTGGCATCCGCGAAGATTTTGTTATACGCTTCAATGGTGAAGCCCTGCGGCCACAGAAAGACTTTGTTGGCAATGACGAAGGAGTCAGAACTAAGGGATTTCGATACGACATGAATAAACGGCAGCAGGCAGATTAATGAAATGATGACGATAACGAGGCGGATCAGTGTTTCCCAGATATCTATGCGTGCTTTGTGGGGTGCGGCAGTGCCTCCGGCTATGGCTTTCATGGTTCCTCTCCTTTCTACAAAATCCCATCCTCGCCAAGCTTCTTGGCTACGCGGTCCGCGGAAATGACCAAAATAATTCCGATGACGGACTGGAATAATCCGATGGCGGTCGCCCTGCTGAAATTGCCGCTCTCGATCCCCCAGCGGTATACGAGGACCGGTATGGTGGTGGTGAACTCGGTGGTCGCTTTATTTTGCAGCGCATAGATCCGCTCGAAGGAGCCGTCCATTACTTTGCCCAGCGCCATAATCAAGAGCGTCACAATCGTTGCCCGGATCGATGGAAGGGTGATATTCCAGACCTTTCTCCAGCGGCCTGCCCCGTCTACCGTAGCCGCTTCGTACATCTCGGGGTTGATCCCGCTCATCGCCGCCAGATAGATAATCGTACCCCAGCCCATGCTCTGCCAGACCCCGATCACGAGATAGCTGATCAGCCAATTCGTATCCTGCTGCAGGAATGGAATCCGGGTGCCTCCCATCAGTTCTATGAGGTTATTGACAACACCGCCCCCCTCGCTGAGGAGCTGATAGGCGATGGCTCCGATAATGACCCAGGACAGGAAGTGGGGCAAATACAGCACCGTCTGATTGATTCTTTTGAACCGTACGCTCTTGATCTCGTTCAGCAGCAGAGCCAGCACAATCGGCATCGTGAAGCTGAAGCAGAGGTCAAGCACGTTCAG is a window of Paenibacillus sp. FSL H3-0469 DNA encoding:
- the sdhA gene encoding succinate dehydrogenase flavoprotein subunit; the protein is MASADIIIVGGGLAGLMATIKAAESGAHVHLFSLVPVKRSHSVCAQGGINGAVNTKGEGDSPWEHFDDTVYGGDFLANQPPVKAMCEAAPGIIHLMDRMGVMFNRTPEGLLDFRRFGGTKRHRTAFAGATTGQQLLYALDEQVRRWEAEGLVTKSENWEFLSVILDDERVCRGISAQNLKTMEIQTFPADAVILASGGPGIIFGKTTNSVINTGTAASAVYQQGVHYANGEFIQIHPTAIPGDDKLRLMSESARGEGGRIWTYKDGKPWYFLEEKYPSYGNLVPRDIATREIFNVCVDQGLGINGENMVYLDLSHKDPKELDVKLGGIIEIYEKFMGDDPRKIPMKIFPAVHYSMGGMWVDYNQMTNIPGLFAAGECEYQYHGANRLGANSLVSAIYGGMVSGPKAVEYIKGLKKSVQDISSTVFDSFHKTQTDKYESLLGMTGTENAYVIHKELGEWMTANMTVVRENKKLEATIGKIKELKERYKNINMSDTSRWSNQGVAFTRQLWNMLELSEAMTLGALLRNESRGAHYKPEFPTRNDEEFLKTTKAAWTADGPQISYEEVDVSLIPPRVRDYSKD
- a CDS encoding succinate dehydrogenase cytochrome b558 subunit, encoding MRGFYSRKIHSLLGVIPLGAFFLEHMLTNFAAVEGGASGFTDSVLWLNSLPLVFFLELFGIWLPLLYHGVYGLYIAYQSKPNLNRYNLERNWRYTLQRITGVVTFIFIVWHLWDTRVQVALGKVEHDQLGGVMHNIVTQPLLMTLYIVGIVAACFHFSNGLWSFLISWGITVGPRSQRVSSVLCLGIFVIVTFMFVLSLVTFRNDEFQTAATAMQSVRSFI
- a CDS encoding LysR family transcriptional regulator; the protein is MYDDLDAFAAVVEHSSLNRASRQLNLSQPALSRKISKLEERLGVALFNRFGKRLELTEVGRLTYTYALEQRQQRSKFLEALSKFKEGEPQLVTLGASLTTLQTTLPPLVKAYTEKYPAAELKLITGKTHEMVTAVSEGKCDVAIIASQVQEPGLRCIPLFEDQLRLVVSEQHPLTLTPRLTMEHLSRLPMILFSKGTWYRRTTDDLFQRCGVDPDVRMEIDSFEAIVRLLPTIKAAALLPNSYLRPELLNGGGLVSLHIKELEQTQRTTCLIYQSSGGLSTAARCLVQVTEDVFLNSRE
- a CDS encoding ABC transporter substrate-binding protein, whose translation is MSKRSVYSLMMASVMTAGLLAGCSGGNNTKNTAESSNKPAETAAATNQAEGAYPDYSKGFEKKVSLDIPVYERAYEGWNVSDNYYTRWVQAEFGDKYNIEVNYVPITRSKEVTDFEQLLASHKAPDIIFHYDMPQALTYYGEDVMQPLDYAEIQNYAPTYWKNMGETIEQYGTVDEQKTFFFAARPEADNFVNIIRKDWVEKVGMKVEDLTSLEKYNEMLAKWKEAGLGVSGGNLLQNFFNFNYPFREWPVDAKYRALYSDLSVADLTTKETEAYLRNLNYQYNNGLIDKEFYLRNDEPKIKAEFVAGKTGNFGFYLANNTDVFAATLQNNPDAEFAVVPPYAGVPEGKKPQGRAYWPFGFIMGINYESTPEERAAVWMYLEWLSQPENLFKFQNGIEGENYTLDADGIALKNPDYKGEAVLAQNNNKDYWGLVTEIAQYPDEAKTRKANLRNWAPAGYEPLADDLVKYYDEVAEFRTPDALFNVVLEKVNEYKADLNTLFQELYVKVVLAPEAEFDATYEAAKKTYLEAGYQEILDEKQAAIDAGKFR
- a CDS encoding carbohydrate ABC transporter permease, with the translated sequence MKAIAGGTAAPHKARIDIWETLIRLVIVIISLICLLPFIHVVSKSLSSDSFVIANKVFLWPQGFTIEAYNKIFADASILRSLYISVIVTVLFTILGMILTICAAYPLSRTQFKGRRVITFIFLFTMYFSGGIIPDYMNINNLGLMDTIWSLVLPLSFSAFNLLIMKTSLTHGIPVSLEESARIDGAGHFRILFSIVLPLSKPIMATLALFYAVGRWNAYQDALFYIKHETSLRPLQLKLYYLVIQASESFQLEASQVQLSNPEVLKASVVVFATLPILCVYPFVQKYFVQGVMLGAVKE
- a CDS encoding ABC transporter permease subunit, producing MLKAASASQTNHSPLLRRKQGFSYYLQRDWQLYLLVMLPLAFVIVFKYLPMTGLVIAFKDYKIARGFWGSEWAGLQVFQDLFAKPDFIRAVRNTLLLNVLDLCFSFTMPIVLALLLNEIKSVRFKRINQTVLYLPHFLSWVIIGAIAYQLLSEGGGVVNNLIELMGGTRIPFLQQDTNWLISYLVIGVWQSMGWGTIIYLAAMSGINPEMYEAATVDGAGRWRKVWNITLPSIRATIVTLLIMALGKVMDGSFERIYALQNKATTEFTTTIPVLVYRWGIESGNFSRATAIGLFQSVIGIILVISADRVAKKLGEDGIL